From Rhododendron vialii isolate Sample 1 chromosome 7a, ASM3025357v1:
TCATGGAGTTGATCAAGTTACTGTGCGAGTGCGCCGAGGGGAGATTAGCCTTTCTGGAGCACGGGCTAGCGATCGGCGCGATATCAAAGAAACTGTTACACGCATCGAATTGTGCTACGAAAATCGGGGTGAAGATATTGTGGGCGATATGCAAATATCATCCCACGGAGAGGGTGTTGGAGGAATTTGTCGCATTCGGGGCGGTGAAGAAGCTGGTGGCGCTGCTTCATATCAACGGCCCGTCGTCGACCAAGGACAAGGCGGTGATGATACTGAAGATGCATGGGAGTTCATGGATGCGTTGCCCTTGTTTTCCTACTGAGTTGGGGGATTATTTGGGATTGGTGAACGATTTCTcctaaatggaaaatgaaaaggactgggaaaggaaaacaaaaggaaaaaaaaaaagaaaaaaaaaatgtaaacgTACACGTTATATATCTCAATAAAATATGAAAGTAGTGAATATATTGTTCGAtggtattcaatttttttcttggttttttttttttttttttgaattgggtGTTGggtgtttgtttgattttgctaTCACCATCATCTTGATGGTTAttaattctttttcctttggtTTATTGCATTTTTCTATGCATAAtggaatgcattttttttttctcggcaaaacgAAGATTTATTGACTCGAAAAGGGTACATCAAGAGGAGAACTCCTTAAGCACAGAAGCTTAaggagaaaaggaaacaaaaacagaacgaCAAAAAAACCATCCAACAGATAATTGGACCGCACcactcctccaaaaaaaataaaaataaaaaaattatactttcaCCTTCCTCATTCCATCGAGATAACCCTTAAAATCTTCCACCGAATGCACCTTAATATCAAACTTCACCTTGACCTACATTGCTACTCTGGTCTTAATTAGCTCCCCTAGATCCTCCTCTCGCCAAGAAACATTGTTGAACACCATACCATTTCTAGCCGACCATATGGACCAAATTGTTGCCTGGAACATTGTCTCCCACAAAAActtctccaaatttttgaaagtatAATTGTCTACTCTGGTCATAATGGAATGCATTTTGTGAGCAGTTATGAGTATATTTCAAATCAGCAATATTAAATTCCTCGTGCTATACATGATTTTATTCTATTTGACTTTTCTTTATGCGCATTTATTTTTTGAGCTTTCTTCAGCATTGATTATGGAAATGTCGAGTCTAGATCTTGTGTGCCAGAAAACCCCTGTACTTCTGTGCAGAGGGGTTTTCTGGCTGTTGGATCTCGGgccttgaaaaaaaaacacacacacacacacaaatgcaATTTAACGACCAAAAATCCCTTGACATAGAGGAAAAGAAGTTTTCAACACAGAGGATCTCGCGCCGGAAATGACAGTCAATAGAGGGCACCTTCTGATGGGTTGATAGCTCATGTGATGCGATCCCTCACCAATCTCAACAACAATTTATTATAAAAAGGGGGTGTCTCTTAACTCTACTATAATTAaatcattatttatttatttcgtGAGTTGATACTTTCTGAGTCGatggttatatatattttaaaatcaGTAGTGAACGAAGACAAAATAAATACTGAAGTAGTAgtatattttaaatattttaaaaaaagaagctgAAACAAATGAACAGAGGAACGAGTAAGCCGAAGCTTCTTTGGTTCTTGTTTCAAGGGGCGCGGCCTATATTTTAGAAGTTGGAATCtggaactgttttttttcctataaaatttcttttaccCAATTTGAAATACAATGACTTTTGTGGAAGAGAATGATTAAATGCAACTTTTAATTGAGGTTAGTTGGCAAGCATACGAAATTGAAACCACTTCTCATTTCCTCTTCCACGGGTTATTGACCAGATAGAGAGAGCTAGAATCTGCATCACATTTCATGGAGAATTGTGGAGGGTATTTCGCGAATGTACTTTCCCTTTTGCTAAGGAAAGGTTGTGCGGAGATTAGAGTTGCAAGCCCTTCAGGAAAGAGGAGCTTCCAACCGCCATAGCATGTTTAGCCAGTGAGCTGGTACCACCTATTGAAGAAGTCAAGTTCACTGGGGCATCCTTTCAGAGTGAACAGATGTACTTAATTCATTCAACGACTATACTCGGCTTTTCGGTCGCCCACTTCTTAGGTCTTGTTTTAGCATGAAACCAATAAATTGAATAATGAGGTTATCATGTTATGGATAAAACATCACCATAGGCCCTTGCATCCCGAGTGCATGCTTAGCTTTGCATTGCACCAGAAATAGATATTCCCAGGGCGAATAGGAAGAGGTAAGTTGAAACTTCATCGCGAAATTCAGACATCCACATCCCGATGCTCATGGCGTTTCTTTCATGGTCATGCAAAGGGTACATTAAGGGAGGAAAAAGATGAAGGATAGAAGTCAATAAACcgcaaagaaagaagaaacaaaaaggtCAAACTATATTTCCAAGAATATGGCGCAACTGCAACCATATATTTCCACAAGTTgagggactctctctctctctctctctctctctctctctctctctaggggtAGACCTAGGATTTTACAGCACTGGGGTCAAATATtcacagcaaaaaaaaatttgtattcaaAAAACTACAATTGGTTCATTGCCAACTTGTTTAGTTCGATTGGATCCTAGTGACATGATTGTTGGTAATTATGAATGTCAACTTAGTTGAAATAAAAGCAGATGggaccaaataaaaaatataaaagatcAGGCGCCAAGTGAAACAAGTTAGgcaaaattgtaatttttcaatacTACTTGGGGCAAGATACAGGAATGATAATATAATGTCATGGggcaaaattaccaaaacatccaATAATATATGCATATCTTTGTGGAGAATTTCAATTGAGTGGGGTCAGGTGACCCCGCTTGCCTCTACCTAGATCCGCCTGTGTGTGTGTAAGAAATGCTTTAATTTGTGCATATACAAATTCCAAAGTGCATCGGATTTGCAAGCACCAAAGTACAAGTTGTACAATAAACTTGTGTAATGGATTGTGcattgggaaatgattttgccactctttttttgttgacgccactcccctgcaagtgtatttttttgtgcaaaaaaatacacttgcagggaagtgccgttaacaaaaaaagaaatggcaaaatcagcagccttgtGCATTTCTTCTGCTTTATCTGGTATCACCGTTTATTCTTCAAATTTCATCTAGTACCTAAATACTTGTCCCgataccaaaagaaaaataccAACAACTCGCGGAACACTTACTCCAGTAAGTGGCCCCATTAGCACAAGATGGGGTACCAAAGAAGAAAAACCGTTAATAGCTATGCTCAGAGCTTTGCAATGGCATGTGCAGGCAAGTTTGATCTGGTGGGGAGCTTTAAATCCGCAACATGTTCCTCATCCACCTTAGAGAAGTACCGATTGACCATCTCATCACTTACTAGCTCCAATTTAGAAGGTTCCCACTGaagcaaagaaaaaggaacCATTCATATATGTTTGAATTTTCCGTTGCAGAAACTAAACAGGGATTGACATGCTTTCGAATATAAAGATACGAAGTAAAAAATCAACGAACCTTTGGGTTCTTGTCCTTATCCAGCAGTATAGCCCTGCAACCCTGCATTTGAATCGGGCATTTCGAATCACatagaaaaaggagataagAACTTGAAAAGGGTGTCTCTGGACAGAGAATAAAATGTCAAAGTAAAAGGATGAGAAGATAATGAAGTGAAGCAGTGAAGATAcattttttggggggttttcttatcatcatttttgttttccctcGGTAAGTCCATACAAGGCCTGACTATCCAGACACAACCTAGTAAGTTGACATTTTTACCTCCATGAAATCCTTGCTGACTTTTCCTTGCATGACATGGCAAACCATTCTGTACTCAGAAATAAGGCATTGCCCCACACCTTGATGCCTCCCTTCTCTGATCTGACTTTCACAAACAGAACAAAGTCAAATAAATGAATAAATCATAAAGAACTATGAACTTAGTCCTTACTGACTTACGGCATACCGATCTAAGAGTAATTTTAAGACTTGTGGGGGATGCAGCCTTCAATGACTTAATGGTTGAAGAGATCCAACCATTGTTCGTGTTTACAGCTTCCCTCTcctacaaaaccaaaaacaagatTCGGCTCAAGTAATTAAGCCTGTGTAAAAGGCAGTAGCCATAGAAGTATTGTACATAGAGAAATAACAACACTATCGACAGAAATAGTTGTCAAGTTATCTTTTACACCTGGAACCGACCCAACCCATCAACTTACAAGTGCTAATATGATTTCTTCAACTGTTCTTCTGGAGAAGAAGTTATTAATGATATCCAACCTGTAGCCACACACAAGTACTGATGATAAGGACCTAGGTCTAGTAGTGCAAGTTCAAGGTTTGGGTTTACATCCTAAGAGAGACAATGAAGTCAATTCatagaaaaacagaaaagaaagagatgTCTGATAGTAATACCTTCAACACGTACCAAACACGTGGGCATGCAGTCAATGTCATCACAGGTTTAATAAATATAGGATTTCGGCAGTAAATGAAGATAAtggaaaatttaaaaaggtGGACTACTATAGATGTGGATGATCATGGTATTATTACTTGGAGAAAAAATGACATAAACTACTTATCTGATAAACCCCAAAAGTATGAAGAACTTAGTAAGAAATGAGAGGGGAGTTGACAGGAGTGTCTTGCCTGTAGTCGATTTAAGGATTACTTCGCGGACAAGTTGAATTTCCCAAGGACAACTGGTTGAAGTGAGAAATATCTAATGTAATTTGGTGAGTATCTCAATGCCTTTGACAGACCCATGTTTTGTGCTCAGGTGGATGGAGAAACACAAAATAAAGGATAAAGAGAAACCCAGTAGATGTTATTATTGGATGCTGCTATGCACAAACAAAGACTCGTCTCAAATTTTAGTTTAAGGTTCTCAACTGAGGTCATAATTTATGACGTTAGCTTTCTCTCTAACCCTAAACAAAGTTGTCCCCTCGGTAACAAAAAGGTTTGATCCACTCTTAATCTAAGGTTCTCAACATGATGGTCAATTCTCACAGAACTATCCACATCATTTATCACCTGTGAGAAAGAAACGAATAAGCAAAAGTATGAACAAGTCAATTGGTCTTCTGCATGTTAACACTGTGCCAACGAATGGATAGCAAGCCACCATGAACAGCCAGAACCAGTAATTGATCCCATACATAGCAATGGCGTATTAGATGATTCCAGCCAAGCAGccgaccaaaaaaagaaaaggaaaaaggaaaaatgaaacgAAAAGAAAGAGCTCCGAAAACCCCCCCAGAGTAAATGAATCTTTAACAGATTAGAAGTGCAAAAAGCTTACAGGTGATAGACACTTTTCTCCTTTAACCTAGGTTGCTGAGAGAATTCATCGATAATTGCAGAAATAATGGCCGGATCACTTGAATTTGAATTGCATAAGGCTTCTTCTAACAAAGACAATCTCTGTTAATTCAACGAAGAGGCGTAAAAGGGGCATTAGTTCAGTATTAGTACAGTTCCAGTATAACAGACAATGGTATACACACAGTGAGGAGGGATGTAACTAACTGCTGTGCAAAAAAATGTGTGCATACCATTGCTTGTCGTTGAAACATATAAACATTCATAGGTGCACTGGACCT
This genomic window contains:
- the LOC131334174 gene encoding 3-hydroxyisobutyryl-CoA hydrolase 1-like isoform X2; this translates as MNYVMATYSKPQVSILNGIVMGGGAGASIHGRFRVATENSVFAMPETALGLFPDVGATYFLPRLPGFFGEYVGLTGTRLDGAEMLACGLATHFVPEVRLSLLEEALCNSNSSDPAIISAIIDEFSQQPRLKEKSVYHLLDIINNFFSRRTVEEIILALEREAVNTNNGWISSTIKSLKAASPTSLKITLRSIREGRHQGVGQCLISEYRMVCHVMQGKVSKDFMEGCRAILLDKDKNPKWEPSKLELVSDEMVNRYFSKVDEEHVADLKLPTRSNLPAHAIAKL